One window from the genome of Rutidosis leptorrhynchoides isolate AG116_Rl617_1_P2 unplaced genomic scaffold, CSIRO_AGI_Rlap_v1 contig31, whole genome shotgun sequence encodes:
- the LOC139882790 gene encoding LOW QUALITY PROTEIN: protein ECERIFERUM 2-like (The sequence of the model RefSeq protein was modified relative to this genomic sequence to represent the inferred CDS: inserted 1 base in 1 codon), with the protein MEGLVSDMRISTVVPANVTGKNKAYDLTDMDLAMKLHYIKSVYFFQSEEIHGLTIYDLKEPMFHCLELHYTASGEFRRRPFIRCIDGGVRVVKAKSEKTIEEWLGMKEYRSTCDLDCLAYDFVLGPDLGFSPLVYVQFTWFKCGGISVGLSWAHVLGDVFSASSFINTWSKILSARPDLPKRPVQVPDRSPLMANSSISGKHSLPLKQVDPVGDNWXNPHYREMRTFTFNIHKNQLDEIISSSTMMNKFSHFDLISAMIWKSISKIREDDKKPNVVTICKKAVRERLYEIPRNEMVISSVETECLDDVSELAMLIAEKRIVQNGIIEETLKGDEKCKDFIVYGANLTFLDLEGSNVYEMEIRGQRPVFVNLGINGVGEDGLVIVIPGPCKEKGVVVERIVNVMLPENEIAPFKIELQNEWRLV; encoded by the exons ATGGAAGGTCTAGTTTCAGACATGAGGATATCAACAGTAGTTCCTGCTAACGTGACAGGCAAAAACAAAGCCTATGATCTCACAGACATGGATTTGGCCATGAAGCTTCACTATATAAAATCAGTTTACTTTtttcaaagtgaagaaattcatggCCTTACCATTTATGATTTAAAAGAGCCTATGTTCCATTGCTTGGAATTGCACTATACGGCTTCGGGAGAATTC CGTCGGAGGCCGTTTATACGGTGTATCGACGGTGGCGTTAGGGTTGTGAAAGCTAAGAGTGAGAAAACGATTGAGGAATGGTTGGGAATGAAGGAATATAGGTCAACGTGTGACTTAGATTGTCTTGCTTATGACTTTGTTCTTGGACCTGATCTTGGCTTCTCACCTTTGGTTTATGTACAG TTCACTTGGTTTAAATGTGGAGGAATATCAGTTGGACTCAGTTGGGCTCATGTGCTTGGGGATGTCTTCTCTGCATCATCATTCATAAATACATGGAGTAAGATCCTATCTGCTCGACCTGATCTTCCAAAAAGACCCGTACAAGTTCCAGATAGATCTCCATTAATGGCAAATTCATCAATTTCAGGGAAACATTCACTTCCGTTGAAACAGGTCGACCCAGTGGGCGACAACT CGAATCCCCATTATCGCGAAATGAGGACTTTCACCTTCAATATACATAAAAATCAGCTTGACGAGATCATCTCATCATCGACAATGATGAATAAATTCTCGCATTTCGATTTAATCTCGGCAATGATATGGAAATCGATTTCAAAGATTAGAGAAGACGACAAAAAGCCAAATGTCGTCACGATTTGCAAAAAGGCCGTCCGAGAAAGATTGTATGAAATTCCGAGGAATGAGATGGTTATTAGCAGCGTCGAAACAGAATGTCTAGATGATGTTTCGGAACTGGCAATGTTGATTGCTGAGAAGAGAATTGTTCAGAATGGCATCATTGAGGAAACTTTGAAGGGTGATGAAAAATGTAAAGACTTCATAGTTTATGGGGCGAATTTGACATTTTTAGATTTGGAAGGATCAAATGTTTACGAGATGGAAATTAGGGGACAGAGGCCAGTTTTTGTGAACTTGGGTATAAATGGTGTTGGTGAGGATGGGCTTGTGATTGTGATTCCTGGGCCTTGTAAAGAGAAAGGTGTAGTTGTTGAGAGGATTGTCAATGTGATGTTACCTGAAAATGAAATTGCCCCATTCAAAATTGAGCTCCAAAATGAATGGAGACTTGTTTAA